From Dasypus novemcinctus isolate mDasNov1 chromosome 8, mDasNov1.1.hap2, whole genome shotgun sequence, the proteins below share one genomic window:
- the LOC101440748 gene encoding large ribosomal subunit protein eL36-like gives MVLHYHTAVGLEKCSKVTKNLNKSRHSHHRRCLTKHTKFLWNRICVCDFERHAMELLKVLKDKWALKFIKRRVGSHIRVKRKRDELSKVLAARRKAASKKD, from the coding sequence ATGGTGCTGCACTATCACACAGCTGTGGGCCTAGAAAAGTGCTCTAAGGTAACCAAGAACCTGAACAAGTCAAGACACAGTCACCACCGCAGGTGCCTCACCAAGCACACCAAGTTCCTGTGGAACAGGATCTGTGTGTGTGACTTTGAGCGGCATGCCATGGAGCTACTCAAGGTTTTAAAGGACAAGTGGGCTCTCAAGTTCATCAAAAGAAGAGTGGGATCACACATCCGTGtcaagaggaagagagatgagctgagCAAAGTCCTGGCTGCCAGGAGGAAAGCGGCATCCAAGAAAGACTGA